The proteins below are encoded in one region of Nitrospira sp.:
- the rluD gene encoding pseudouridine synthase yields MAWVPTTTEVIVTAGENPKRLDAFLANRDPDLSRSVIQRLMEEGRIRLNDRPVKPSQKIRPGDRITIEVPRAEPLAIQPEAIPISVLYEDDALLVLNKPPGLVVHPAPGHWEGTLVNALLHHFARCGGSLSSIGGKERPGLVHRLDKETSGVMVIAKTDRAHARLAAQFTQHTITREYEALVWGAIARRCGVIELAIGRDTKERKKFSPRSNRPKAAVTKYQVIRRFGTWASYVVLHPQTGRTHQLRVHLKSIGHPILGDETYGGRKVMRLEDLTIPRVMLHARVLGFTHPVTDRAVQFSAPAPADMVSVHKVITELTTGLTRA; encoded by the coding sequence ATGGCGTGGGTGCCAACTACCACAGAAGTCATTGTGACTGCGGGTGAGAACCCAAAACGTTTGGATGCCTTCCTCGCCAATAGAGATCCGGACCTATCACGCTCGGTCATTCAGCGCCTGATGGAGGAAGGACGAATTCGCCTCAATGATCGACCGGTCAAGCCAAGCCAAAAAATCAGGCCCGGTGATAGGATTACGATCGAGGTTCCGCGCGCCGAACCCCTTGCGATACAACCCGAAGCCATTCCGATCTCTGTCCTTTACGAAGATGACGCACTGTTGGTCCTCAACAAGCCCCCTGGATTGGTCGTCCATCCAGCACCAGGACACTGGGAGGGTACGTTGGTGAACGCCCTCCTGCATCATTTTGCTCGTTGTGGAGGATCGCTTTCCAGCATCGGCGGGAAAGAGAGGCCCGGGCTTGTCCATCGTCTCGACAAGGAAACGTCCGGTGTCATGGTCATTGCCAAAACCGATCGGGCCCACGCCCGGCTTGCCGCGCAATTCACGCAGCACACCATCACCCGGGAGTACGAAGCCCTCGTATGGGGGGCGATAGCTAGACGCTGCGGTGTGATCGAATTAGCGATCGGGAGAGACACGAAGGAGAGGAAGAAATTCTCCCCCCGCTCTAATCGTCCGAAGGCAGCTGTGACCAAATACCAAGTGATCCGTCGATTTGGGACCTGGGCGTCATATGTCGTGCTTCATCCGCAGACGGGTCGCACACATCAGCTTCGTGTGCATCTGAAATCAATCGGACATCCTATCCTAGGTGATGAGACGTACGGAGGCCGAAAGGTGATGCGCCTCGAGGACCTGACCATCCCTCGAGTGATGCTTCATGCCAGGGTGCTGGGCTTCACGCACCCGGTGACCGATCGCGCTGTCCAGTTTTCCGCGCCGGCTCCGGCAGACATGGTGAGTGTGCACAAGGTGATCACGGAGCTGACCACAGGCCTCACTCGGGCTTGA
- the ycf52 gene encoding GNAT family N-acetyltransferase, with product MSLKSKPAPRRVSTKSASRLTFREGNEVDPHVLLPLLHQAPWAKQRTLEDVRLMLRSTDLVLTAWDGACLVGFGRVLTDFVFRATIWDVIVDKRHQRRRIGTELVQRILRHPKLARVELFWLCTRRPGFYERLGFDSKRQTGMVWAREDAGQLE from the coding sequence ATGTCCCTCAAGAGCAAACCTGCACCCAGACGAGTCTCCACGAAAAGTGCATCTCGGTTGACGTTCCGGGAGGGTAACGAAGTCGACCCCCACGTCTTGTTGCCCCTGCTCCACCAGGCCCCCTGGGCGAAGCAGCGGACCTTGGAGGATGTTCGGCTCATGCTACGATCCACCGACCTGGTCCTGACCGCTTGGGATGGAGCCTGTCTGGTAGGGTTTGGCCGTGTGCTCACCGATTTTGTTTTCCGGGCGACCATTTGGGATGTGATCGTCGACAAGCGGCATCAGCGGCGTCGGATCGGGACCGAACTGGTCCAGCGGATTTTACGTCACCCCAAACTGGCTAGAGTCGAGCTCTTCTGGCTCTGCACACGAAGGCCTGGGTTTTACGAGCGGCTCGGGTTCGACTCCAAGCGCCAAACAGGGATGGTCTGGGCACGGGAAGACGCAGGACAGCTCGAGTAG
- a CDS encoding membrane protein gives MLDLLAYDFMQRSLLAAALVGGLCSLIGVFVVLRGLAFIGAGTAHAAFAGVALAYLIGLPPLPLAILFGLSTVWVVGLLEEGGRMKLDVSIGILYTATMALAILFLGLMKAYNAEVYGYLFGSVLGVTADELLAISLLGCLVLAAILLFSKELYFISFDQDMAEASGVPARKIYFLLLGLVAMTIVISLKTVGAILVFAMVLIPASTAYQWTHSLSQLTLLSVVIGIVSATGGVVLSYVWDLPSGPTIVLLATLVFLLSVWGSPKRARRARTL, from the coding sequence ATGCTTGATCTGCTGGCGTACGATTTCATGCAGCGCTCGCTTCTGGCCGCAGCCTTGGTCGGAGGGCTCTGCTCTTTAATCGGCGTCTTTGTCGTGCTCCGCGGCCTCGCATTCATCGGAGCAGGCACGGCGCATGCCGCCTTCGCCGGTGTCGCCTTGGCATATCTCATTGGACTTCCCCCGCTTCCTCTGGCCATTCTGTTTGGACTGAGCACCGTCTGGGTGGTCGGTTTGTTGGAAGAAGGAGGCCGGATGAAACTCGACGTGTCCATCGGCATTCTGTATACCGCAACGATGGCATTGGCCATTCTCTTCCTCGGACTCATGAAGGCCTATAACGCCGAGGTGTACGGGTATCTGTTTGGCAGCGTCCTCGGGGTCACTGCCGACGAACTGCTTGCCATTAGCCTGCTCGGATGCTTAGTTTTGGCCGCCATTCTGCTGTTCTCAAAGGAACTGTATTTCATCTCCTTCGACCAGGACATGGCCGAGGCATCGGGCGTACCGGCCAGGAAAATCTATTTCCTGTTGTTAGGATTGGTGGCCATGACCATCGTCATCTCGCTCAAAACTGTCGGAGCTATTCTGGTCTTTGCCATGGTGCTCATTCCCGCCTCCACGGCCTATCAATGGACTCACAGCCTCAGTCAGCTGACCCTTTTGTCCGTGGTCATCGGGATCGTCTCAGCCACAGGTGGCGTGGTGCTGTCCTACGTCTGGGATCTTCCTTCAGGCCCCACGATCGTTCTTTTGGCGACCCTGGTATTTTTGCTGTCTGTGTGGGGTTCTCCCAAACGCGCGCGGCGCGCTCGGACCCTATGA
- a CDS encoding ABC transporter ATP-binding protein yields the protein MSRPIIRFDNASFGFPGVVALRHVSLEILEGEFIGVIGPNGSGKTTLCRAMLGLLPPLTGALQIFDCACEELRCHHRAKIGYLPQKGVLDRNFPVTVFEAVMMGRYGALGLFKRPGPDDRRLALEALTKVGMENYRDHALGLLSGGQQQRVMIARTLAQEPLVLLLDEPTTGIDITTQHSVLDLVRQLHRELGLTILFITHDINLISPYVDRLLLLNGRVVAAGPPDQVLRPEVLQQVYEKDLVISDHGTVVVRDYHHP from the coding sequence ATGAGCAGACCGATTATCCGCTTCGATAACGCCTCCTTTGGCTTCCCTGGTGTCGTGGCGCTCCGTCACGTCTCCCTTGAGATCCTCGAGGGCGAGTTCATCGGGGTGATCGGACCCAATGGTTCCGGGAAAACTACTCTATGTCGGGCCATGCTTGGCCTTCTTCCCCCACTCACAGGTGCCTTGCAGATCTTCGACTGTGCCTGCGAGGAATTGCGCTGCCATCACCGGGCCAAGATTGGATACCTGCCACAGAAGGGGGTATTGGATCGAAACTTTCCAGTCACGGTCTTCGAAGCTGTCATGATGGGACGTTATGGAGCCCTGGGGCTGTTTAAGAGACCGGGCCCCGACGATCGCCGTCTCGCCCTGGAGGCGTTGACCAAGGTTGGGATGGAGAACTATCGTGATCACGCGCTGGGCCTCCTATCCGGCGGTCAGCAACAGCGGGTCATGATCGCGCGGACGTTGGCCCAAGAACCGCTGGTGCTCCTTCTTGACGAACCAACGACCGGAATCGATATCACTACCCAACACAGCGTCCTTGATCTCGTACGGCAGCTGCATCGGGAATTGGGGCTCACGATTTTGTTTATCACCCATGATATCAATCTCATCAGCCCATATGTCGATCGGCTGCTGCTCCTGAATGGTCGGGTCGTCGCAGCCGGCCCTCCCGATCAAGTCCTCAGGCCAGAAGTCCTTCAGCAAGTGTACGAGAAAGATTTGGTCATCTCCGACCACGGCACCGTGGTCGTGCGCGACTACCATCACCCCTAA
- a CDS encoding ABC transporter substrate-binding protein, translating to MKPACLAWGIILIWIHILPLRVWADEPVPVVTTLPVLKDLVQQIGKTHVRVTSLLTGLENEHSYSPRPSDLIAVRKARVLVQIGAGLEVWVDGLIRSAGNREMTIITAADGVDLLDSHAHDPMPRFLPTVHGHVTGNPHIWLDPYNLVPALSRITETLSRLDPTHASEYSRNHAAYLEELRRLTAELIEQLDTLQDRRIITHHPAWPYFARRFQFRVVGEIQTQSGAEPSPRHMQALIQQIRRDHIRVIVSEPQLSQRLPRLLAQEAGARVVLLTPLPGGIPGTDTYLDMLRYNVLQLLRAFDGA from the coding sequence TTGAAGCCGGCCTGCCTTGCCTGGGGCATCATCCTCATCTGGATCCACATTCTTCCACTTCGAGTTTGGGCCGACGAGCCAGTGCCGGTGGTCACGACTCTGCCGGTGCTGAAAGACCTCGTCCAGCAGATTGGGAAGACGCACGTTCGGGTCACATCACTGCTCACGGGTCTGGAGAACGAACATTCCTACTCCCCCAGACCCAGCGACCTGATCGCCGTCCGCAAGGCGCGGGTGCTCGTCCAGATTGGCGCCGGACTCGAGGTCTGGGTCGATGGATTGATCCGGAGCGCTGGAAATCGCGAGATGACGATTATAACCGCCGCGGATGGTGTTGACCTTCTCGACTCCCACGCTCATGACCCCATGCCGCGCTTCCTTCCAACCGTCCATGGCCATGTGACGGGAAACCCCCATATTTGGCTCGACCCTTACAACCTCGTGCCGGCCCTGTCTCGCATTACAGAGACGCTCAGCCGCCTTGATCCTACCCATGCATCGGAATACTCCCGCAACCACGCCGCCTATCTCGAGGAGCTGCGCCGCTTGACAGCCGAATTGATCGAGCAACTCGACACTCTCCAAGACCGTCGGATTATTACCCATCATCCGGCCTGGCCATACTTCGCGAGGCGATTTCAGTTTCGAGTCGTCGGTGAGATTCAAACACAGTCCGGCGCAGAACCCTCGCCGCGGCATATGCAGGCACTCATCCAACAAATCCGACGCGACCACATCAGGGTGATCGTGTCGGAACCCCAATTGAGCCAAAGACTGCCCCGGCTCCTGGCCCAAGAAGCGGGCGCGCGTGTGGTTCTCTTGACTCCGCTCCCCGGTGGAATACCAGGCACCGACACCTACCTCGACATGCTGCGTTATAATGTGCTGCAATTGTTGCGGGCATTCGACGGCGCATAG
- the anmK gene encoding anhydro-N-acetylmuramic acid kinase: protein MKVVGLMSGTSGDGVDAALVEIRGRGRALRLRLLAHTALPYPPTFQRRIVAAGLNGSVSEICHLNAALGEVFARAVLKVIRMARVRHTAVELIGSHGQTVHHLPQGLVEPGLGRIRSTLQIAEPAIIAERTGITTVANFRSRDVAAGGEGAPLAPYAHYLLFSHPSRARLIVNLGGISNVTFVPRRGALKAVRAFDTGPANMLLDGIMQRTSHGRTRMDRGGRLALRGKVRPALLRRMMQHPFLRRRPPKSTGREDFGGTFLDRLLREAGRAGVSRDDLLATAVQFTADTVSGARRWLPGPVAEVFIAGGGVRNLAVMKAMQRMFAPVPVRPLDDLGWSSQALEAVAFAVFAYQTIHGECANVPSVTGARHPVILGQIVPGRPRHVLRLDK, encoded by the coding sequence ATGAAAGTAGTGGGTTTGATGTCGGGTACGTCCGGTGACGGTGTCGACGCGGCGCTGGTTGAAATTCGAGGGCGTGGGCGTGCCCTGCGGCTCCGACTCTTGGCACATACCGCGCTACCCTATCCACCCACGTTTCAACGGCGGATTGTTGCTGCGGGACTGAACGGAAGCGTCAGCGAAATTTGCCATCTCAATGCCGCGCTCGGTGAGGTCTTCGCACGAGCAGTGTTGAAAGTCATCAGAATGGCTCGCGTCCGCCACACCGCGGTAGAGTTAATCGGCTCCCATGGACAAACGGTCCATCATCTGCCTCAAGGTCTTGTGGAGCCGGGCCTCGGTCGTATCCGCTCGACGTTGCAAATAGCGGAGCCTGCCATCATAGCGGAACGCACGGGTATCACTACCGTTGCCAACTTCCGATCGCGTGATGTGGCCGCCGGGGGGGAAGGGGCTCCATTGGCCCCCTATGCCCATTACCTTCTCTTCAGCCATCCCTCACGTGCTCGGTTGATCGTCAATCTGGGTGGGATCAGTAACGTGACATTCGTGCCCCGTCGAGGGGCACTCAAAGCGGTCCGTGCCTTTGATACGGGTCCTGCCAACATGCTGTTGGATGGAATCATGCAACGGACCAGTCACGGGCGCACGCGTATGGACCGCGGGGGGCGGCTTGCGCTGCGAGGGAAGGTCAGGCCCGCTTTACTCCGCCGCATGATGCAGCATCCGTTTCTGCGACGCCGCCCGCCGAAGTCAACGGGCCGGGAAGACTTTGGTGGGACGTTTTTGGATCGACTCCTCCGCGAAGCCGGACGGGCCGGGGTTTCGCGCGACGACCTATTGGCGACAGCGGTTCAATTCACAGCCGATACCGTCAGTGGGGCTCGACGGTGGTTACCAGGGCCGGTGGCCGAGGTATTCATAGCCGGCGGAGGCGTGCGCAATCTGGCCGTCATGAAGGCCATGCAGAGAATGTTTGCTCCCGTGCCCGTCCGTCCGCTCGACGACTTGGGGTGGAGCAGTCAGGCTCTGGAGGCGGTCGCATTCGCGGTTTTTGCGTATCAAACGATACACGGCGAATGTGCCAATGTGCCGAGTGTGACAGGCGCGCGCCATCCCGTCATTCTCGGACAGATCGTGCCCGGCCGGCCTAGGCACGTTTTGCGGCTGGACAAGTAG
- a CDS encoding putative biopolymer transport protein ExbB-like 2, producing the protein MDALKHMVDYGVIGLLIALSLWALAVAVERWLFYRRVTPQQFDDIQTMEIALTKRLVVIGTVAANAPYIGLLGTVLGIMLTFHTMGTSGTMAVATIMVGLSLALKATAVGLLVAIPCVVLNNVLRRRVSELLTLYKVQHGT; encoded by the coding sequence GTGGACGCGCTGAAACACATGGTTGACTATGGGGTGATCGGGCTCTTAATCGCGCTGAGCCTTTGGGCGCTGGCCGTGGCGGTGGAGCGGTGGTTATTTTACCGACGAGTCACGCCGCAGCAGTTCGACGACATTCAAACAATGGAGATTGCGTTAACGAAACGGCTAGTTGTTATTGGCACGGTGGCTGCGAATGCACCGTACATTGGGTTGCTAGGGACCGTCCTGGGTATCATGCTCACATTCCACACGATGGGCACATCCGGCACTATGGCGGTGGCGACAATTATGGTTGGACTGAGCTTGGCGCTGAAGGCCACGGCAGTCGGATTGCTTGTTGCCATTCCGTGCGTGGTCTTGAATAACGTCCTCCGGCGCCGGGTGTCGGAATTGTTAACGTTGTACAAGGTGCAGCATGGAACGTGA
- the exbD gene encoding biopolymer transport protein ExbD, with product MERDIDQINVIPLVDVMLVLLVIVLTTATFISTGQVPVELAKAKEVGDHKDVPLVITLTADGRMYLNDQPIAQERLAPSLHSHPRESLVVVRADRVTVLERFVGVVDEVRGLGFRQVSLEVVRS from the coding sequence ATGGAACGTGACATTGATCAAATCAACGTCATTCCGCTGGTCGACGTCATGCTGGTCCTTCTGGTCATCGTACTGACCACGGCCACCTTCATTTCGACCGGCCAGGTTCCAGTGGAACTGGCGAAAGCGAAGGAAGTTGGCGATCACAAGGATGTCCCATTGGTCATCACCCTGACAGCAGACGGTCGAATGTATCTCAATGATCAGCCCATTGCGCAAGAAAGACTCGCACCGTCACTCCATTCGCACCCACGGGAGTCCCTCGTGGTTGTGCGCGCCGATCGGGTAACGGTATTGGAGCGATTCGTCGGTGTCGTTGACGAAGTCCGAGGTCTGGGCTTTCGTCAAGTGAGTCTCGAGGTCGTACGGTCGTGA
- a CDS encoding cupin codes for MNGFLIEIEDATRKNTNYRQVLFTAKHSQLVLMSLKPGEEIGEEVHDLDQFLRFESGEGTVVLNGEKHRVSDGFAVVIPAGTRHNVLNHSRTAELKLYTIYSPPEHKVGTLHKTKQEADADEHHHFDGRTSNG; via the coding sequence ATGAATGGTTTCCTCATTGAAATCGAAGACGCGACACGCAAGAACACGAACTACCGGCAGGTGCTCTTTACGGCCAAACATTCCCAACTGGTTTTGATGAGTTTGAAACCCGGGGAAGAGATCGGGGAGGAGGTGCATGACCTGGATCAGTTCCTACGATTTGAATCGGGAGAAGGTACGGTCGTGTTAAATGGAGAAAAGCACAGAGTATCAGACGGGTTTGCGGTGGTCATTCCGGCGGGGACCAGACATAACGTGCTGAATCATTCAAGAACTGCCGAACTTAAACTGTATACGATCTACAGTCCACCAGAACACAAGGTGGGAACGCTCCACAAAACGAAGCAAGAGGCCGACGCCGACGAACATCATCATTTCGATGGTCGCACGTCCAACGGGTGA
- a CDS encoding DNA-directed RNA polymerase sigma-70 factor: protein MKTEPAAILWMAAGFFVAPLWLMSVQPTVLEGTLQMTLTFAHIEDLFHRYREELTRRLFTMVHSRETAADLVQETYVRLLRLADTQPVEQPRALLHRIATNLAIDHLRASRNGLDLADSLDEATAVACEAPSQERDLLGKERFRLFLQSIEQLPPRCREAFLLHRVYGYSYREIAAQMGISDSGVEKLLMRALEQHCAVLERLDRRE, encoded by the coding sequence ATGAAGACGGAGCCCGCGGCCATCCTGTGGATGGCCGCGGGCTTTTTTGTTGCACCCCTGTGGCTGATGTCGGTTCAGCCTACGGTGCTGGAAGGCACGCTTCAGATGACACTGACATTTGCGCACATTGAGGACCTTTTTCATCGATACCGGGAGGAGCTGACACGGCGCCTCTTCACTATGGTCCATTCACGAGAGACGGCCGCGGATCTCGTCCAGGAAACCTATGTCCGGCTCTTACGGCTCGCCGATACCCAGCCAGTGGAGCAGCCTCGCGCCCTGCTTCATCGGATCGCCACGAATCTCGCCATCGATCATTTGAGAGCCTCTCGGAACGGACTCGACCTGGCAGATTCCTTGGATGAAGCGACCGCTGTGGCTTGTGAAGCGCCGTCACAAGAACGCGACCTCCTGGGCAAGGAACGGTTTCGCCTCTTCTTGCAAAGTATCGAGCAACTCCCTCCCCGCTGCCGTGAGGCATTCCTCCTGCATCGGGTGTACGGGTATTCCTATCGGGAGATTGCCGCTCAAATGGGGATTTCAGACAGCGGGGTCGAAAAATTGTTGATGCGTGCGCTTGAGCAACACTGTGCGGTATTGGAGCGGCTAGACCGGCGTGAGTGA
- a CDS encoding sensor produces the protein MEPRGPEPITSPSTDAGIQHEAIAWVIRLRGDDLAPGERRAFEVWWGESPAHANSFERVSKVWDDPALHAAANQAAQKSTRAFGVVKSGNVRRRIVVGSAVAACLLLLVAIATNFDLLISSPADYHTIAGERRTIELPDRSTVTLNTQSAIAVSFEESMRRVRLLEGEAFFKVWRDPDRPFVVEAVRTATRAIGTAFVVRTDRSHDEVTVLEGLVEVDSLATSGSGLRVTAGSRVQASGGRMGQPFATNLSTAAAWLKGRLIVNGMPFAQVLDELQRYYPGTIVLWNRRVGEMQVTGTFNLDDPSKALSLLIKTFPVRMIDLSDRFVLLY, from the coding sequence ATGGAGCCGCGCGGGCCGGAGCCGATCACTTCGCCTTCCACTGATGCAGGAATTCAGCACGAGGCCATCGCATGGGTGATTCGTTTGCGAGGGGACGACCTGGCGCCGGGGGAACGTCGAGCGTTTGAGGTGTGGTGGGGCGAGAGCCCGGCTCATGCAAACAGCTTCGAAAGGGTATCCAAGGTGTGGGATGACCCGGCGCTGCATGCGGCGGCAAATCAAGCAGCCCAAAAAAGTACGCGAGCGTTCGGGGTGGTTAAGTCAGGGAACGTCCGGCGCAGGATCGTAGTTGGAAGCGCTGTTGCGGCCTGTCTCCTCCTGCTCGTAGCCATCGCAACAAATTTCGATCTCCTGATCAGCTCGCCTGCGGATTATCACACTATCGCGGGGGAGCGTCGGACGATCGAATTGCCCGATCGGTCCACCGTGACGCTGAACACGCAATCCGCCATCGCTGTGTCGTTCGAGGAATCGATGCGTCGAGTGCGTCTACTCGAAGGAGAAGCGTTCTTCAAAGTGTGGCGCGACCCCGATCGTCCGTTCGTGGTGGAGGCCGTGCGCACCGCGACGCGAGCCATCGGCACCGCATTCGTCGTCCGCACCGACCGCAGTCACGACGAGGTCACGGTGCTCGAAGGACTCGTCGAGGTGGATTCACTCGCTACCAGCGGGTCAGGTCTACGCGTAACAGCGGGGTCTCGCGTCCAAGCGTCGGGAGGTCGGATGGGCCAACCCTTCGCGACGAATCTTTCGACGGCAGCCGCCTGGCTAAAAGGCCGGCTCATCGTCAATGGAATGCCCTTCGCCCAAGTGCTGGATGAGCTGCAGCGCTATTACCCGGGTACTATCGTCCTCTGGAATCGACGCGTTGGTGAGATGCAGGTCACGGGAACGTTCAATCTGGACGATCCATCAAAAGCGCTCTCCCTGCTCATCAAAACTTTTCCGGTGCGAATGATCGATCTGTCTGATCGCTTCGTCCTTCTCTACTAG